Genomic window (Polaribacter batillariae):
ATCACTATTTTAGATGGTAGCCACACAAGCCTTCCCTAATTCATAATTCCCTATCATATACCTAATTCGGCTTTTCCCATTGCACCAGGTCTATATTTTCCACTAAATTTAATATGAAGAATATCACTCAAATGAGTATCTCTTGAATTTAGAGTAAAAAATTCGCAAGTCATTCCATTACAGGTTTCTTCTAAATCTACTTTTTTAAAATTCATTATTGTTTTTAATGTTTTTGATAGATTAATCTTTTATATCTTTTTTTAACACAAATTTTTTCTTCTTTTCTTTCAGCTCTTCTGGTGCCAATTCTCCATCTAAATAATACTCCCACTTTCCTACTCTTTTACCGTCTTTGTAAACACCTTTCTCTTTTAATTTGCCATTTAATTCGAAATATTTTGCAAGTCCATTTTCTTTTCCGTTTTTATATACTACTTCTTCTATAAGGTTTCCATTACTTGCAAATTTACTGGTAGTACCATGTAATTTTCCGTTTTTGTAAACCGAGAATTCTGTTACTTGCCCATTGGGATAATACACCAACTGCTCTCCATCGAGTTTACCTTGTTTGTTATAATTTTCTTCGGCCATAATGGTTCCATCCGGATAAAAATATTTCCAGTTTCCAACACGTGCTCTTTTGTTTAAAACACCTTCTGTTTTAATTTTTCCTTTTAAGGTGTAAAACTGAACAAATAAAGAATCTGAATCTGCAAAAAAAGTTTTAATGATGGTTGGATGGTTTGAAGTTGTAATGTCATAAAATTTAAAAACACCAACTTCTTTACCATTTTTAAACTGACCAGTATAACGAATTCTTTTATTCGGATAATATTTTTTCCAAACACCTGTGCGTTGTTTCTTTTCGTTAAATTGATTAATTTTTTGCGCATTACAACTTTCGCTTGTAAAATAACAAGCAAAAAATGCAAAAAGAAAAAACAGTCTTTTTATATTTATCATTTAAATATAATTTTAATACAAATATACATTAATAGTGCCAAAAACAAACCTCCTTTTTATAACAGAGCAACTCTGTAATATGCAGAATCCTAAAAGAGAAAACCGACAAAGGGTTGCAAATATTGTGTTAGAAAATCGAAATTTCTTTAAAGAATTGGTTGCTATAACTTTTAATGTTAATGATAAAGTATCTGTAAAAGCAGCCTGGATTTTAGAGTGGATTTGTACACACCATCAATTAAATTGGATGATTCCGCATTTAGATGAATTTTCTGCAAAAATAAATACACTACAATTTGATAGTGCTATTAGACCTTGTGCTAAAATTTGTGAACATTTAGCCACTGCTTACTACGCGAAGACCGATAATGATATCAAAAAAAATCTAACGGCAAAACATATAAATGCCATGGTAGTAACTGGTTTCGATTGGTTAATTACACCTCAAAAAATTGCAGTAAGAGCTTACACCATGAACACTTTATATCTTTTTGGGCTAGAAAAAGATTGGATTCATCCAGAATTAAAACATCTAATCGAAACTAAAATTATTCACGAAAGCAAAGGCACAAAAGCACGTGGAAAACATATTATAAACTTGATAGAAAAACATGAAAAATCACTAAAATAAATGTCTTTTAATCCTTATTTTTGTAGCTTACAATTCAACAAAAAAAATGAACTTAACACAACTAAATGCCATCTCTCCTATTGATGGACGTTACAGAGGTAAGATAGAAAAATTAGCAAACTATTTTTCTGAAGAAGCATTAATAAAATACAGGGTTTTAGTAGAAATAGAATATTTTATTGCGCTTTGCGAAGTGCCTTTGCCACAATTAGCCGATTTTAACACTTCTCTTTTTGAAGAATTAAAAAATATTTATAAAAATTTTACTGCTGAAGATGCTCAGAAAATAAAAGACATAGAGAAAATTACAAATCACGATGTAAAAGCAGTTGAATATTTTATCAAAGAAAAATTTGATGCTTTACATCTGCAAAAATTTAAAGAATTTATACATTTTGGGTTGACTTCCCAAGACATTAACAATACGGCAATTCCACTTTCTATAAAAGAGGCAATAAACGATGTTTTTGTACCTCAATATTTCGAAGTATTAGAAAAATTGCAAGAATTAGTTATCGAGTGGAAAGACATTTCTATGTTGGCAAGAACACATGGACAACCTGCTTCACCAACAAGATTAGGAAAAGAAATCGATGTTTTTGTAGTTCGTTTAAAAGAACAATTTAATTTATTAAACGACATACCAAGTGCTGCAAAATTTGGTGGAGCAACTGGTAATTACAATGCGCATAAAGTTGCATACCCAAACATCGACTGGAAAGAATTTGGAACTAATTTTGTTCAAGAAAAGTTAGGTTTACAGCATTCTTTTCCAACAACACAAATAGAACATTACGACCATATGGCTGCCTTGTTTGATACGTTAAAACGTATAAACACCATTATTATCGATTTAGATAGAGACTTCTGGACTTATGTTTCTATGGATTATTTTAAACAAAAAATTAAAGCTGGCGAGGTGGGTTCTTCTGCAATGCCACACAAAGTTAACCCCATTGATTTCGAAAATTCTGAAGGAAATTTAG
Coding sequences:
- a CDS encoding toxin-antitoxin system YwqK family antitoxin, with protein sequence MINIKRLFFLFAFFACYFTSESCNAQKINQFNEKKQRTGVWKKYYPNKRIRYTGQFKNGKEVGVFKFYDITTSNHPTIIKTFFADSDSLFVQFYTLKGKIKTEGVLNKRARVGNWKYFYPDGTIMAEENYNKQGKLDGEQLVYYPNGQVTEFSVYKNGKLHGTTSKFASNGNLIEEVVYKNGKENGLAKYFELNGKLKEKGVYKDGKRVGKWEYYLDGELAPEELKEKKKKFVLKKDIKD
- a CDS encoding adenylosuccinate lyase, which encodes MQNPKRENRQRVANIVLENRNFFKELVAITFNVNDKVSVKAAWILEWICTHHQLNWMIPHLDEFSAKINTLQFDSAIRPCAKICEHLATAYYAKTDNDIKKNLTAKHINAMVVTGFDWLITPQKIAVRAYTMNTLYLFGLEKDWIHPELKHLIETKIIHESKGTKARGKHIINLIEKHEKSLK
- the purB gene encoding adenylosuccinate lyase, giving the protein MNLTQLNAISPIDGRYRGKIEKLANYFSEEALIKYRVLVEIEYFIALCEVPLPQLADFNTSLFEELKNIYKNFTAEDAQKIKDIEKITNHDVKAVEYFIKEKFDALHLQKFKEFIHFGLTSQDINNTAIPLSIKEAINDVFVPQYFEVLEKLQELVIEWKDISMLARTHGQPASPTRLGKEIDVFVVRLKEQFNLLNDIPSAAKFGGATGNYNAHKVAYPNIDWKEFGTNFVQEKLGLQHSFPTTQIEHYDHMAALFDTLKRINTIIIDLDRDFWTYVSMDYFKQKIKAGEVGSSAMPHKVNPIDFENSEGNLGIANAIFEHLSAKLPISRLQRDLTDSTVLRNIGVPFGHTIIAFTSTLKGLNKLLLNKEKFEQDLENNWAVVAEAIQTILRREAYPNPYEALKGLTRTNEQINQKSIANFIDTLEVSNEIKKELKAITPANYTGI